The following are encoded together in the uncultured Draconibacterium sp. genome:
- a CDS encoding AI-2E family transporter, translating into MDNAKKIYIFLILVTVVVVCIYAQSIIIPFILAILFWFLIRVIKKLLLKIKYIGKLPRWILTLFSTLVLLGFLVFAGTMISNNIADLSKTLPAYQANVTKMTTAIDQKFNIDIMSQVGDFAKGLNFASLLSSLLSTLTSLFGNTFTVLLYLLFLLLEEPIFPKKIKAMYPDPKKYEHMNDLISKIDHSIGNYIALKTLTSLVTGFVSYFALLFIGIDAPVFWAFLIFILNFIPTIGSLIATLFPAMFAILQFGEFTPGILVLSIVGAIQMIVGNIIEPRLMGNTLNISPLVVFLTLAIWGVIWGISGMLLSVPITVILIIIMSEFPGTQPFAILLSQSGKLNK; encoded by the coding sequence ATGGATAACGCAAAAAAAATCTATATTTTTTTAATTCTGGTTACAGTAGTTGTGGTGTGTATATATGCGCAGTCCATAATCATACCCTTTATTCTGGCCATACTTTTCTGGTTTTTAATCCGGGTGATAAAAAAACTTCTGCTGAAAATTAAATACATCGGGAAACTTCCAAGATGGATACTTACCCTTTTTTCAACGCTGGTACTATTGGGATTTCTTGTTTTTGCAGGCACCATGATCTCAAATAACATTGCCGATCTGTCGAAAACGCTTCCGGCTTACCAGGCCAATGTAACTAAAATGACAACAGCTATCGATCAAAAATTCAACATCGACATTATGTCGCAGGTTGGCGATTTTGCGAAGGGATTAAACTTTGCAAGCCTTTTGTCATCGTTATTGTCAACGTTAACCAGCCTTTTTGGAAACACATTCACTGTTTTGTTGTATTTGCTGTTTTTACTTTTAGAGGAACCTATATTCCCGAAAAAAATAAAAGCCATGTACCCCGACCCAAAAAAATACGAACACATGAATGATTTGATCAGTAAAATAGACCACTCCATTGGAAACTATATTGCTCTGAAAACACTTACCAGTCTGGTTACCGGATTTGTAAGTTACTTTGCCTTATTGTTTATCGGCATCGACGCGCCGGTATTTTGGGCATTTTTAATTTTTATCCTGAATTTTATTCCAACAATCGGATCGCTAATTGCGACTCTGTTTCCGGCCATGTTTGCAATATTGCAGTTTGGTGAATTTACTCCCGGTATTTTAGTGCTGTCAATTGTAGGTGCCATCCAAATGATTGTTGGAAATATTATCGAACCCCGACTAATGGGAAACACCCTAAATATAAGCCCGCTTGTGGTTTTCCTTACACTTGCCATTTGGGGAGTTATTTGGGGAATTTCAGGAATGCTGCTAAGTGTTCCGATTACCGTAATTCTCATCATTATCATGTCGGAGTTTCCGGGCACACAGCCCTTTGCCATTTTATTAAGTCAAAGCGGCAAATTAAACAAGTAG
- a CDS encoding aminoacyl-histidine dipeptidase translates to MKKLSTLVPQPLFNYFEDICQVPRPSKKEEKIRAFLLDFAGKNNLESKTDEIGNVLILKPATPGMETAPTVILQTHMDMVCEKNSDKVFDFDNDAIDPRIVDGWVKANGTTLGADCGIGIAAQMAVLTSNNIKHGAIECLITVDEETGLSGAFALQPGFLSGTVLLNLDSEDEGEIFIGCAGGVDTLATFNYVSESVPENSAALKISVAGLLGGHSGDDIHKNRGNANKILNRVLWNATKKFGAKLADFNGGNLRNAIAREAFGVITIPESVKDQVISDIQTLSKAIQVEFEISEPGLQITCETIECPATCIDLDTQQKLVNSIYACPHGVLEMSSRMEGMVETSTNLASVKFIGDNKIQVTTSQRSEIESRKKYAAETIESVFTLAGAEVKHSDGYPGWAPNPNSEVLKTTVDSYKKLFGVEPVVRSIHAGLECGLFLEKYPKLDMVSFGPTIRGAHSPDERLDIATTGKFWNHLVDVLANIR, encoded by the coding sequence ATGAAAAAATTAAGTACACTCGTACCCCAGCCACTGTTTAACTATTTCGAGGACATTTGTCAGGTACCACGCCCTTCGAAAAAAGAAGAAAAAATACGTGCCTTTTTGCTCGATTTTGCCGGCAAAAACAATTTGGAAAGCAAAACCGATGAAATTGGAAATGTACTAATTCTTAAGCCGGCTACTCCGGGAATGGAAACAGCACCAACTGTAATATTGCAAACGCACATGGATATGGTTTGCGAAAAAAATTCGGATAAAGTTTTTGATTTCGATAACGATGCCATCGATCCGCGAATTGTGGATGGTTGGGTAAAAGCAAATGGAACTACTTTAGGTGCCGACTGCGGAATTGGGATTGCAGCTCAAATGGCAGTTCTTACTTCAAACAATATAAAACACGGGGCTATTGAATGTTTGATAACCGTGGATGAAGAAACCGGGTTAAGCGGAGCATTCGCCTTACAACCCGGATTTCTAAGCGGAACGGTTTTGTTAAACCTTGACTCGGAAGACGAAGGAGAAATTTTTATAGGTTGCGCCGGCGGAGTTGATACCCTTGCCACATTCAACTATGTTTCGGAATCGGTTCCGGAAAATTCAGCAGCCTTAAAAATTAGCGTAGCCGGATTACTTGGAGGCCACTCGGGAGATGACATTCACAAAAACCGGGGAAATGCCAATAAAATTCTAAACCGTGTACTATGGAATGCGACCAAGAAATTTGGAGCTAAACTAGCCGATTTTAACGGAGGAAATTTAAGGAATGCCATTGCCCGCGAAGCTTTTGGAGTTATTACAATACCCGAATCAGTTAAGGACCAGGTAATTTCAGACATACAAACGCTGAGTAAAGCGATTCAGGTAGAATTTGAAATTTCGGAGCCGGGCTTACAAATTACATGCGAAACAATTGAATGTCCTGCGACTTGCATCGATTTGGATACGCAGCAAAAACTTGTAAACTCGATTTATGCCTGTCCGCATGGAGTATTGGAAATGAGTTCGCGCATGGAAGGAATGGTCGAGACATCAACCAACCTGGCCTCAGTAAAATTTATCGGCGACAATAAAATTCAGGTTACTACCAGCCAACGCAGCGAAATTGAGAGCAGAAAAAAATATGCTGCCGAAACCATTGAATCGGTTTTCACTTTGGCGGGTGCCGAAGTAAAACATTCGGATGGCTATCCGGGATGGGCACCAAATCCTAATTCCGAAGTATTAAAAACTACGGTTGATTCGTATAAAAAACTTTTTGGTGTTGAGCCTGTTGTTCGCTCGATCCATGCTGGATTGGAATGTGGACTTTTCCTCGAAAAATATCCAAAACTCGACATGGTATCATTCGGACCAACCATCCGCGGAGCACACTCTCCCGACGAACGTTTGGATATTGCCACTACCGGCAAATTCTGGAATCATCTGGTTGATGTTCTTGCAAATATTAGATAA